The Deltaproteobacteria bacterium sequence TTTTTTAACTCCTGCCACAGGCAAAAACCACTTTCCGCCCCCTTTCGGAAAGTGGTTTTTGGGCTTTCGCCATTTGGGGTTTGGGTTAGGGTTTTGTTGTATAATGAAAGGGCAACACAATTTATAGATAAACTTTTTTCTTTGGCTTAAAAAGCCGACTTGGAACAGTTTAGTTTATCTGAATTGTGTTGCACCAGGTCGGCTTTTTAAGTTTTAAAGGGGTAAAAATGGAAAAATATATCTTGTATGCTCGTAAATCTACGGACACAGAAGACAAGCAAGTTTTAAGCATTGACGCTCAACTTGCGGAACTCCGCAAGTTTGCGAGAGATAATAAACTTGTCGTTATTGACGAACTCATAGAAAAACAAACAGCCAAAAGCCCAGGGCGACCCATTTTCAGTTCTATGATTAAACGAATTGAAAACGGCGAAGCCAACGGCATTTTGGCGTGGCACCCCGACCGCCTTGCTCGCAACTCCATAGACGGCGGACAAATTATCTATTTATTAGACCAAACATCACTGAACTTTTTGCGTTTTCCGGTGTTTCAATTTGAGAATACCAGTCAAGGCAAGTTTATGCTCTCAATTATGTTTGGCCAGTCCAAGTATTATGTAGATAATTTGTCCGAAAACACCAAACGAGGGTTGCGAGCCAGAGTAAGAAGTGGCGATTTTCCAAGCCAAGCACCTTTTGGTTACTTAAATGACACCAGAACTAAAACTATTGTTTTAGACAAGCGGTATTCACCGCTTGTAAAAGAATTGTTTGAGCGTTACGCGCTTGGCGATCAAACAATGGAAAAACTTGCCTATTTCTTACAAGAAAATGGAGCAATAACATCGGGCGGAAAAACATTTAAGGACGATAAAGTTAAAAGTATTCTACAGAACCCTTTTTACTATGGGCATTTTCTGTATAAAGGCGAATTACATGAGGGTCACCACGCACCGATAATCTCAAAAGCCCTATATGATAAAGTTCAGCAAGTTATTGAAACTCGTGGGCATACCCAAAAGCAAATCAAGCCAACAACGCCATTTTTAGGGCTTTTAAGATGTGCGGAGTGCGGTATGGGCATAACGAGCGAAACAAAAACTAAAACCCAGAAAAACGGCAATTTTCACTCTTGGACATATTATCGCTGCTCTCGTAAGAAACGAGCCGTTAAATGCGTTGAACCGCCAATAAGGGAAAAGGATTTATTGCCACAACTTTCGGCACTTTTGGGCGAGTATGAGATGTCTAGCGAAATCTATACTTTTATGACCGACAAAATGGCACAAGACGAGCAAGCCGAAAGTGTGGGCAACATTTCTGTGATTGACGATTTGCGTTCGCAAATCTCACGCTTAAACGCTAAACAAAAGATTTTGCTAGATAGTTATTTAGACCAAGATATTGACCGCCAGACTTTTCTCACTAAAAAATTGGAGATTTTGAGCGAAAAGAAAA is a genomic window containing:
- a CDS encoding recombinase family protein, whose amino-acid sequence is MEKYILYARKSTDTEDKQVLSIDAQLAELRKFARDNKLVVIDELIEKQTAKSPGRPIFSSMIKRIENGEANGILAWHPDRLARNSIDGGQIIYLLDQTSLNFLRFPVFQFENTSQGKFMLSIMFGQSKYYVDNLSENTKRGLRARVRSGDFPSQAPFGYLNDTRTKTIVLDKRYSPLVKELFERYALGDQTMEKLAYFLQENGAITSGGKTFKDDKVKSILQNPFYYGHFLYKGELHEGHHAPIISKALYDKVQQVIETRGHTQKQIKPTTPFLGLLRCAECGMGITSETKTKTQKNGNFHSWTYYRCSRKKRAVKCVEPPIREKDLLPQLSALLGEYEMSSEIYTFMTDKMAQDEQAESVGNISVIDDLRSQISRLNAKQKILLDSYLDQDIDRQTFLTKKLEILSEKKSLEESLANLQTNQFAWLEPMRKWLETAKSICYLRANNDFDGQKDVLSEIFGLNLFLSNKTLTQTPNGESPKTTFRKGAESGFCLWQ